One region of Eupeodes corollae chromosome 1, idEupCoro1.1, whole genome shotgun sequence genomic DNA includes:
- the LOC129942262 gene encoding protein D2-like, which produces MSTSKMQESGIVPEVIDVAPDEILQVTYPSGVKVDQGNNLTPTQVKDQPSLLWDADENSLYTILMTDPDVPEKIKEAMHWLVVNIPGNKLSKGQCVMEYAGSGPPLGSGKHRYIFLVFKQTNEIKTNVYVSNTKIEGRFKLKTRDLIKEYNLGNPKAGNFYRAEYDDYVPILHSQLN; this is translated from the exons atgtCTACATCAAAAATGCAAGAGTCTGGAATTGTACCAGAAGTTATTGATGTTGCACCTGATGAGATTTTGCAA GTTACTTACCCAAGTGGAGTGAAGGTTGACCAAGGTAATAATCTAACACCAACTCAAGTTAAAGACCAGCCTTCATTGTTGTGGGATGCTGATGAAAATTCACTTTACACAATTCTGATGACAGATCCAGATGTGccagaaaaaattaaagaggCTATGCATTGGTTAGTTGTTAATATTCCTGGAAATAAACTATCCAAAGGCCAGTGTGTAATGGAATATGCTGGCTCAGGACCACCTTTAGGATCTGGCAAACatcgttatatttttttggttttcaaacaaactaatgaaattaaaacaaatgtttatgtttCAAATAC gaaaatagAAGGACGATTTAAATTGAAGACACGTGATCTTATTAAGGAATATAATTTAGGGAACCCCAAGGCTGGTAATTTCTATCGGGCGGAATATGATGATTATGTCCCTATTTTACATTCACAActcaattga
- the LOC129938992 gene encoding protein D2-like has product MSRVNLILCIILFGYTFSSEAGDLVKSKMEEYAVVPDVIDEAPHEFLEVTYRSDVKADLGNELTPKQVKYIPDLDWNADENELYTVLMTDPDAPGQLKEFRHWLVVNIPGKNVAKGKIIFDYIGSGPPKGTGLHRYIFLVFKQPNIISNDNFVPNTSREGRPGTKARDLIKEYDLGVPVAGNFFRAQFDDYVPILHAQLGGPPPALKEV; this is encoded by the exons ATGAGCCgcgttaatttgattttgtgtattattttgtttgggtACACTTTTAGTAGTGAAGCTGGAGATTTAGTAAaatcaaaaatggaagaatatgCTGTAGTACCTGATGTAATTGACGAAGCACCACATGAATTTCTTGAG GTAACATACAGAAGCGATGTAAAGGCCGATTTAGGGAATGAACTCACTCCAAAACAAGTAAAATATATTCCCGATTTGGACTGGAATGCTGATGAGAATGAGCTCTACACAGTTCTGATGACAGATCCTGATGCACCGGGTCAATTGAAAGAGTTCCGACACTGGTTGGTTGTTAATATTCCTGGAAAAAATGTTGCAAAGGGTAAAATCATATTCGATTATATTGGTTCTGGACCTCCAAAGGGAACTGGATTGCATCGTTATATTTTCCTTGTTTTCAAACAaccaaatattatttcaaatgataattttgttCCAAATAC TTCAAGGGAAGGTCGCCCAGGAACTAAGGCACGTGATCTTATAAAGGAATACGATCTAGGAGTACCTGTTGCTGGCAACTTTTTCCGAGCTCAATTTGATGATTATGTTCCGATCCTTCATGCTCAACTTGGTGGACCACCACCTGCTTTGaaagaagtttaa
- the LOC129938993 gene encoding protein D3-like encodes MDSNGIIPDVVDVVPDKIATIKYPSGAIVELGSELTPTQVKDVPNVTWEAEADGIYAVLMIDSDAPSRENPKLREVLHWSICNIPGNDLSKGQTLFEYIGAGPAKETGLHRYIFWVFKQKDVYPTDQFVSKTTIEGRANIKTRDYVTKFKLGNPVAGNYFVAQYDNYVDTLLESLKPQK; translated from the exons ATGGATAGTAATGGAATTATTCCTGACGTTGTTGACGTTGTTCCCGATAAAATTGCAACT ATAAAATATCCTTCTGGAGCAATAGTTGAACTTGGCAGTGAATTGACACCAACTCAAGTTAAAGATGTTCCAAATGTCACCTGGGAAGCCGAAGCTGATGGTATTTATGCTGTTTTGATGATCGATTCAGATGCACCATCACGCGAAAACCCAAAGCTAAGGGAGGTTCTTCACTGGTCGATTTGTAATATACCAGGTAATGATTTGTCTAAGGGGCAAACTCTCTTCGAATACATTGGGGCTGGACCAGCAAAAGAAACGGGCCTTCACAGATACATCTTTTgggtatttaaacaaaaagatgtATATCCAACTGATCAATTTGTATCTAAAac gaCAATTGAGGGACGAGCTAATATAAAAACCAGAGATTAtgtaacaaaattcaaattgggAAATCCAGTTGCTGGAAACTATTTCGTGGCGCAATACGATAACTATGTTGATACACTTCTTGAATCattaaaaccacaaaaatag